One region of Duncaniella freteri genomic DNA includes:
- a CDS encoding helix-turn-helix domain-containing protein translates to MTNIILTTPEELRAIVSETVSQSLAGFTQPRNEPDNLTPDVAVEVLERHGFLISKARLYKLTAKKEVPFRKYGNKLLFSRKELLTWAENLAKRVNDKDEAALAIAKSANRKIRNYGK, encoded by the coding sequence ATGACGAACATTATTCTGACAACGCCCGAAGAACTCCGGGCTATCGTGAGCGAAACCGTTTCCCAGTCATTGGCAGGATTCACCCAGCCGAGGAACGAACCCGACAACCTCACGCCCGATGTGGCGGTAGAGGTGCTGGAACGACACGGTTTTCTGATTTCAAAGGCACGGCTCTACAAGCTGACCGCAAAAAAGGAAGTGCCGTTCCGCAAATACGGGAACAAATTGCTTTTCTCACGGAAAGAGCTTCTCACGTGGGCGGAAAACCTTGCAAAAAGGGTGAACGACAAGGACGAGGCGGCACTCGCCATCGCCAAGAGCGCAAACCGGAAAATCCGTAACTATGGAAAATAA
- a CDS encoding helix-turn-helix domain-containing protein: MKIRHLECFSAIYGELAQNPEYAGYEIEEAVLQVKSYIPPTVKDVDKAIEKIRFSHATRKYKYPVFEGRELIDQKTLAKMAGVSRQTVARWEELGFISRSNIGLSGNKYFVIKEVVSQLERLKDVK; the protein is encoded by the coding sequence GTGAAGATTAGACACCTTGAATGTTTCAGTGCCATTTACGGGGAACTGGCGCAGAATCCCGAATACGCAGGCTACGAAATAGAAGAAGCCGTACTGCAAGTGAAATCATATATTCCCCCTACTGTTAAAGACGTGGACAAGGCGATAGAGAAAATAAGGTTCAGCCATGCCACCCGTAAATACAAGTACCCCGTATTCGAGGGCAGGGAACTGATAGACCAAAAGACATTGGCGAAAATGGCGGGCGTGAGCAGGCAGACCGTAGCCCGGTGGGAGGAACTCGGTTTCATATCCCGTTCGAACATAGGGCTGTCGGGAAACAAATATTTCGTAATAAAAGAAGTCGTTTCCCAACTTGAAAGGTTAAAGGATGTGAAATAG
- a CDS encoding DUF4134 domain-containing protein, translated as MRRPMAMMLTLILCAANLYAAGNGLAGINEATSMMTSYFDPATKLIYAIGAVVGLIGGVKVYGKFSSGDPDTSKTAASWFGACIFLVVAATILRSFFL; from the coding sequence ATGCGTCGCCCTATGGCGATGATGCTCACGCTCATTCTGTGTGCAGCCAACCTCTACGCCGCCGGCAACGGTCTGGCGGGTATCAACGAGGCTACCTCAATGATGACCTCCTATTTCGACCCCGCGACAAAACTGATCTACGCCATCGGCGCGGTGGTAGGTCTTATCGGCGGTGTCAAGGTCTATGGAAAGTTCAGCTCCGGCGATCCCGACACATCGAAGACTGCCGCCTCTTGGTTCGGTGCCTGTATATTCCTTGTGGTAGCCGCCACAATTCTGCGCTCGTTCTTCCTCTAA
- a CDS encoding DUF3408 domain-containing protein, whose translation MKKSQSRVVTTIEVAEIPDGAEERYIERFLSPHILMSNRKVYIYPEVHAALSRMVKGLDRPGVSIGSYASEIILEHIARNNAVMRSVHERNHKDLF comes from the coding sequence ATGAAAAAATCCCAATCACGAGTAGTCACCACTATCGAGGTGGCTGAAATCCCTGATGGCGCGGAAGAACGCTATATTGAGCGTTTTCTCTCGCCGCACATCTTGATGTCCAACAGGAAGGTGTATATCTATCCCGAAGTTCATGCCGCCCTGTCGCGCATGGTAAAGGGTCTTGACAGACCCGGAGTGTCAATCGGCTCGTATGCCTCGGAAATCATACTTGAGCATATTGCCCGCAACAATGCGGTGATGCGCAGTGTCCATGAACGTAACCATAAAGACCTGTTCTGA
- a CDS encoding DUF3408 domain-containing protein: MSKVYEPQIDPEEFIRTFRDEPSGLSSLKRKSASKQQEQANPQPVAGEGDGASPGNTTVQAKNSERERLYMERFVRNMRYMWPEDKFQVSEIDPEFIWKIRRILFHKKKGKVCSIKAYINNVLAAHFEEFADIIDPIL, translated from the coding sequence ATGTCAAAGGTTTATGAGCCGCAAATCGATCCGGAGGAATTTATCAGGACATTTCGTGATGAGCCATCCGGTCTGTCATCGCTGAAAAGAAAAAGCGCGTCCAAACAGCAAGAACAGGCTAACCCACAGCCGGTGGCAGGCGAAGGTGACGGTGCAAGCCCCGGAAATACCACTGTACAGGCTAAAAATTCCGAAAGGGAACGGCTGTATATGGAACGCTTCGTGCGCAATATGCGTTATATGTGGCCGGAAGATAAATTCCAAGTGTCGGAAATCGATCCTGAATTTATCTGGAAGATACGCCGGATACTATTCCACAAGAAGAAAGGGAAGGTCTGCTCCATCAAAGCCTATATCAACAATGTGCTTGCAGCGCATTTTGAGGAATTCGCAGATATTATCGACCCTATTTTATAA
- a CDS encoding ParA family protein yields the protein MTDPKFVAFSTQKGGAGKTTLTVLAASYLYYVRGLKVLVVDCDFPQYSIEDMRERDKELIECSPVFKKMFSDNMRLTKLAPYPVLSAQPENAMRKVREIIDDCEDEIDIVFFDLPGTVNNPGVVSILNCLDMVIVPVAADKVILESSLAFALKIQEWLTTGRTSVKQMYMLWNLVDAREKTDLYDQYEAVFEEYGLQTMKTKIPDTKKYRREGSKTLNRAVFRSTLVPPDKTLLKGTRLPELADELLGILNQ from the coding sequence ATGACAGATCCTAAATTTGTCGCTTTCTCCACCCAGAAAGGTGGAGCGGGCAAAACGACTCTGACCGTTCTTGCGGCGAGTTACCTCTACTATGTCAGGGGGCTGAAAGTCCTTGTCGTTGACTGCGACTTTCCCCAGTACAGCATTGAGGATATGCGTGAACGTGACAAGGAGCTGATAGAGTGCAGCCCCGTGTTCAAAAAGATGTTTTCCGACAATATGCGTCTGACAAAGCTGGCTCCATATCCGGTTTTGTCGGCTCAGCCGGAGAATGCCATGCGCAAAGTCCGTGAGATTATCGATGACTGCGAGGATGAGATAGACATCGTATTTTTCGACCTTCCCGGCACAGTCAACAATCCCGGTGTTGTTTCTATCCTTAACTGTCTGGACATGGTGATTGTCCCTGTCGCCGCCGACAAGGTAATACTTGAAAGCTCGCTCGCCTTCGCCCTGAAAATACAGGAGTGGCTCACGACCGGGCGCACATCGGTCAAACAGATGTATATGCTCTGGAACCTCGTGGACGCCCGCGAGAAGACTGACCTCTATGACCAATATGAGGCTGTGTTTGAGGAATACGGGCTTCAGACCATGAAAACCAAGATACCCGACACCAAGAAGTATCGCCGCGAGGGGTCAAAGACCCTTAACCGCGCTGTGTTCCGTTCTACGCTTGTTCCGCCTGACAAAACGCTGCTCAAAGGCACAAGGCTTCCGGAACTTGCCGATGAACTGCTCGGCATATTAAACCAGTGA